A region of Moorena producens PAL-8-15-08-1 DNA encodes the following proteins:
- the katG gene encoding catalase/peroxidase HPI: protein MTTTGGKCPVIHGSVTTNSMSEMEWWPKALHLDILSQHDRKTDPMGVDFNYREAVKKLDVAALKQDLHALMTDSQDWWPADWGHYGGLMIRMTWHAAGTYRIADGRGGAGTGNQRFAPLNSWPDNANLDKARRLLWPIKKKYGSQLSWADLITYAGTIAYESMGLKTFGFAFGREDIWHPEKDIYWGPEKEWLAPSDNNHSRYSDERKLENPLAAVTMGLIYVNPEGVDGNPDPIKTANDVRVTFARMAMNDEETVALTAGGHTVGKCHGNGDPGLLGMEPEGADIQDQGLGWVNNTGQGIGHNTVTSGIEGAWTPQPTLWDNGYFHMLLNYDWELKKSPAGAWQWEPIDPKEEDKPVNVADPTVRGNLVMTDADMAMKMDPKYRKISERFYNDPEYFSNVFRRAWFKLTHRDMGPKTRYIGPDVPEEDLIWQDPIPAGNTDYDIQAVKERIAVSGLSVSEMVCTAWDSARTFRGSDKRGGANGARIRLTPQKDWEGNEPARLAKVLTVLESIAAETKASIADVIVLAGNVGIEQAAQAAGFEITVPFSPGRGDATDEMTDAESFDVLEPIHDGYRNWLKKDYAVSAEELMLDRTQLMGLTAPEMTVLVGGMRVLGTNYGGTKHGVFTDREGALTNDFFVNLTDMNYLWKPVGQNLYEICDRQTNQVKWTATRVDLVFGSNSILRAYAEVYAQDDSQEKLVQDFVAAWTKVMNADRFDLA from the coding sequence ATGACAACCACTGGTGGTAAATGTCCGGTGATACACGGTAGTGTAACAACAAATAGTATGTCAGAGATGGAGTGGTGGCCGAAGGCACTTCATCTCGATATTTTGAGTCAGCATGATCGCAAAACTGATCCGATGGGAGTGGACTTTAACTATCGGGAGGCGGTAAAAAAACTTGATGTGGCTGCACTAAAACAAGACCTACATGCGCTGATGACCGACAGCCAAGATTGGTGGCCAGCGGATTGGGGTCACTATGGTGGTCTGATGATCCGTATGACCTGGCACGCAGCCGGAACCTACCGGATTGCGGATGGTCGTGGCGGTGCGGGGACAGGTAATCAACGTTTTGCGCCACTCAACTCCTGGCCAGACAACGCCAACCTAGACAAGGCACGCCGTCTACTCTGGCCGATAAAGAAGAAGTATGGAAGCCAGCTTAGTTGGGCCGATTTGATTACCTATGCTGGCACGATCGCCTACGAATCCATGGGACTAAAAACCTTTGGTTTCGCCTTTGGTCGAGAAGATATCTGGCATCCCGAAAAAGATATTTACTGGGGGCCAGAAAAGGAATGGCTTGCCCCCAGCGATAACAACCACAGCCGCTATTCTGATGAGCGAAAGCTAGAAAATCCACTGGCTGCGGTAACAATGGGGTTGATTTATGTTAATCCCGAGGGTGTAGATGGCAATCCCGACCCTATCAAAACCGCCAATGACGTGCGCGTTACCTTTGCCCGTATGGCGATGAACGACGAAGAAACCGTAGCTCTTACAGCTGGGGGGCATACGGTGGGCAAATGTCACGGTAACGGTGATCCCGGGTTGCTGGGCATGGAACCCGAAGGGGCAGATATCCAAGACCAGGGCTTGGGGTGGGTGAACAATACTGGTCAGGGTATTGGTCACAACACCGTTACCAGTGGTATAGAAGGGGCCTGGACGCCTCAGCCGACCCTGTGGGATAATGGTTATTTTCATATGCTGCTCAACTATGACTGGGAACTAAAGAAGAGTCCAGCAGGTGCGTGGCAATGGGAACCGATTGACCCGAAGGAAGAAGACAAGCCCGTCAATGTTGCAGATCCGACGGTTCGCGGCAACCTTGTAATGACCGACGCCGATATGGCCATGAAGATGGACCCAAAGTATCGAAAGATTTCCGAGCGGTTCTACAACGATCCTGAATATTTCAGTAATGTCTTCAGACGGGCATGGTTCAAACTGACCCACCGAGATATGGGGCCAAAGACTCGCTATATTGGCCCCGATGTTCCAGAAGAGGATCTGATCTGGCAAGATCCTATTCCAGCCGGGAATACTGATTACGATATTCAAGCCGTAAAGGAACGCATTGCAGTAAGCGGTCTGAGCGTTAGTGAAATGGTTTGTACCGCTTGGGACAGCGCTCGTACATTTCGCGGATCGGACAAGCGCGGTGGGGCAAATGGGGCGCGAATTCGTCTGACTCCGCAGAAGGATTGGGAAGGCAATGAGCCAGCTCGTTTGGCAAAAGTATTAACTGTTCTAGAAAGCATTGCAGCAGAGACCAAGGCAAGCATAGCGGATGTGATCGTCTTGGCCGGTAACGTAGGTATCGAGCAAGCTGCTCAAGCCGCTGGCTTCGAAATTACTGTCCCCTTTTCTCCGGGGCGGGGGGATGCAACGGATGAGATGACCGACGCAGAGTCATTTGACGTGCTAGAACCCATTCATGATGGCTACCGCAATTGGTTGAAGAAAGACTATGCCGTCAGTGCGGAAGAGCTTATGCTTGATCGCACGCAGTTGATGGGACTGACGGCTCCCGAGATGACTGTGTTAGTCGGTGGGATGCGTGTGTTAGGGACCAATTATGGGGGCACAAAGCATGGCGTATTCACGGATCGTGAAGGTGCTTTGACTAACGACTTCTTTGTGAACCTGACGGATATGAACTACCTGTGGAAACCTGTAGGTCAGAATCTGTATGAAATCTGCGATCGCCAGACTAATCAGGTTAAGTGGACAGCGACACGGGTCGATCTTGTCTTCGGCTCCAACTCAATCCTTCGTGCCTATGCTGAAGTCTATGCGCAAGATGACAGCCAAGAAAAGTTGGTGCAAGACTTCGTAGCAGCCTGGACGAAGGTGATGAATGCTGATCGTTTTGATCTGGCCTAA
- a CDS encoding tyrosine-type recombinase/integrase: MNAIAFSGSFASGAKRRFCRIAFSESFASGAKRRFCRIAFVNDWLSTRGHQPGALLCPIRKGGQIQYRTMTPQAVLLILQKRAKEAGVESFSPHDFRRTFCSDLLDAGIDIVTVQKLAGHASPVTTAKYDRRGEEVKRRAVQKLGF, encoded by the coding sequence GTGAACGCGATCGCTTTTAGCGGAAGCTTTGCTTCCGGAGCGAAGCGTCGGTTTTGCCGAATCGCTTTTAGCGAAAGCTTTGCTTCCGGAGCGAAGCGTCGGTTTTGCCGAATCGCGTTTGTAAATGATTGGTTGAGCACAAGAGGTCACCAACCAGGAGCGCTCTTGTGCCCAATACGCAAAGGGGGGCAGATACAGTACAGAACTATGACCCCTCAGGCCGTGTTGTTGATTTTGCAGAAGCGGGCTAAAGAAGCTGGGGTGGAATCCTTTAGTCCCCATGATTTCCGCAGAACCTTTTGCTCTGATTTGCTAGATGCTGGAATTGATATTGTGACCGTCCAAAAGTTAGCTGGCCATGCTTCTCCTGTGACTACGGCTAAGTATGACCGGCGGGGGGAGGAGGTTAAGCGTAGGGCGGTGCAGAAGTTGGGGTTTTAG
- a CDS encoding RNA-guided endonuclease InsQ/TnpB family protein, whose translation MAPNHSYTTKLKLNNRQKTLMAKHAGFSRWVYNWGLGMWKDAYNEGLKPNIKTLKRLFTNHVKPEYPWMRELSSKVYQYAFINLGEAFKRFFKGWGKYPRFKCKGKNDRFTIDNSGRPIRLGGLIHNLPFLKQVRTFEPLPDCLTKKVTIYKKAGEWYISFSMEKTFEPTLKERERVGVDFGIKTLAVLSSGVEFEGLKPYRNAQRKLSRVQRKLSKKERGSQNYLKTQLEVQKFHHRVANLRKDYLQVRPVANLIRQRKAHLYKMTTYIAKNHGEVVIEDLNVSGMMANHKLAKAIGDLGLHEARRQLTYKCERYGTKLVVADRFFPSSQLCSNCGNQQPMPLSQRVYSCDCCGNKIDRDWNASVNLERYNEYGSTRKPVEG comes from the coding sequence ATGGCTCCCAATCACTCTTACACGACAAAACTGAAGCTTAACAACCGTCAAAAAACGTTGATGGCCAAACACGCTGGTTTTAGTCGGTGGGTGTACAACTGGGGTTTAGGGATGTGGAAAGATGCCTACAATGAAGGGTTAAAGCCTAACATTAAAACCCTAAAGCGGTTATTTACCAACCATGTCAAACCTGAGTATCCCTGGATGAGGGAATTATCCTCAAAAGTTTACCAATATGCGTTCATCAATTTAGGGGAAGCATTCAAAAGGTTTTTCAAAGGATGGGGTAAGTACCCTAGATTCAAATGCAAGGGTAAAAATGATCGCTTTACTATCGATAATTCAGGGAGACCGATTCGATTAGGTGGACTAATTCATAACTTACCCTTCCTGAAGCAGGTTAGAACGTTTGAACCCCTACCAGATTGTCTAACTAAAAAAGTCACAATCTACAAAAAAGCCGGGGAGTGGTATATTAGCTTCTCCATGGAAAAGACCTTTGAACCAACACTTAAAGAACGAGAAAGAGTTGGTGTGGATTTTGGAATAAAAACCCTAGCTGTATTAAGCTCTGGTGTTGAGTTTGAAGGACTTAAGCCTTACCGCAACGCTCAACGGAAATTATCTAGAGTTCAACGGAAATTATCTAAAAAAGAAAGAGGCTCTCAGAATTACTTAAAAACCCAGCTTGAAGTACAAAAATTCCACCATCGAGTGGCTAATCTCCGAAAAGACTATCTTCAGGTGCGACCCGTGGCGAATTTAATTCGCCAACGGAAAGCGCACCTATATAAAATGACAACTTATATCGCTAAAAACCACGGCGAAGTTGTGATTGAAGATTTGAATGTTTCAGGGATGATGGCGAATCACAAATTAGCTAAAGCAATCGGTGATTTAGGACTGCATGAAGCCAGACGGCAATTGACCTATAAATGTGAACGCTACGGAACAAAGTTAGTAGTGGCTGACAGGTTCTTTCCATCTAGTCAATTATGTTCTAACTGTGGAAATCAACAGCCAATGCCTTTATCGCAGAGGGTTTATAGCTGTGATTGTTGCGGGAACAAAATCGACCGGGATTGGAATGCCTCAGTGAACCTAGAACGCTATAACGAGTACGGCTCGACTCGTAAGCCTGTGGAGGGTTAA
- a CDS encoding DNA-binding domain-containing protein, whose protein sequence is MELRTLQQLFYDAVFENNPASTQTLAQHIKAAKQLTPAEGLAIYRSSVLGNLSQTLMSIYPVCCCLVGEKFFEGTARSYIQRFPSLSMDLGDYGEHFPDFLANFEPAKQLPYLPDVARLEWHWHRVFNGEEATKLDVQALSTVPQDKWGELIFHLPKNSVLIESAYPIHRIWEVNQPEYEGDQQVNLDEGGIQLFLWRNGYDMRIELPTKAEWQLLKAFQGDNRFEAICQDLAADELAIDVASELPQFVQRGWIARFSI, encoded by the coding sequence ATGGAATTAAGGACACTACAACAGTTATTTTACGATGCTGTTTTTGAAAATAATCCTGCCAGTACACAAACCCTTGCTCAACACATCAAAGCAGCTAAACAATTGACTCCTGCTGAAGGGTTAGCCATTTATCGTAGCAGTGTCCTAGGCAACCTGAGCCAAACCTTAATGTCAATTTATCCAGTCTGCTGTTGTTTGGTGGGAGAGAAATTTTTTGAGGGAACAGCGAGAAGCTATATCCAACGCTTTCCTTCTCTATCAATGGATTTAGGAGATTATGGTGAGCACTTTCCTGATTTTCTGGCCAATTTTGAGCCAGCCAAACAGTTACCCTATTTACCAGATGTAGCGCGGTTAGAGTGGCACTGGCATCGGGTGTTTAATGGTGAAGAAGCTACCAAGTTAGATGTCCAAGCATTGAGTACAGTTCCCCAAGACAAATGGGGAGAACTGATTTTCCATTTACCTAAAAATAGTGTTCTGATCGAGTCGGCTTACCCGATCCATCGCATTTGGGAAGTTAATCAGCCTGAATACGAAGGTGATCAGCAAGTCAATTTGGATGAAGGGGGGATACAACTATTCCTCTGGCGCAATGGTTATGATATGCGCATTGAGCTGCCAACAAAAGCAGAATGGCAACTGCTGAAAGCTTTTCAAGGGGACAATCGATTTGAAGCCATTTGTCAAGACCTGGCTGCTGATGAATTAGCTATTGATGTAGCATCTGAATTACCGCAATTTGTCCAACGTGGATGGATTGCCAGGTTTTCGATTTAG